The Primulina eburnea isolate SZY01 chromosome 12, ASM2296580v1, whole genome shotgun sequence genome includes the window TCAAGATAAAATTACAAAGAAAATCTCTAATACCAATTTCTTGAACTTGCTGTCATGCATattatagaaaattatatatgaaAACAAATAATGAAGGAAATGAGACAAAAGAAATTTATTTCATTCGGCAATTTGCCTATATTTATGAGAAAGAGAGCAATAATCTCTATACTATGGAGAAAATATTACAAGATAACTCTTCACGCACTCAAGATTTTCTTATCCCAAGTCTATACAAATAAAATCTAAATTTCTCTCAATTGCTTATTATGTTTCTCACTTTGGGATGTTTTTCAAGACATTGGATGAtgcctatttatagacaattttgatataaaacATATGGTTCAAAATCTCTCACATCTTTCTACTAACAACCACAATATTTATTTGTCAACCATTAACCACCATATTTATAAGTTTTCCATACATCAACTGTATGAGgtccttaactcctaatcgttaaTACAATACAATATGAttagaattaattaattacaacggatgagtaatttttttttacaattagtCCAAAACTAGGCGGTGGGAGTGGGTGCGCAAAATCCCGCGCGGTCACTACTGATGCTAACCGGAAGGAGTTTGACAAAGTTTGGCACACGTCTTCCTTTGCGGGTATGCACCTTGTTCTGTCTGAAACTCTATTTTGCACAAAGTCGTCAATATGAAAGTTGAAgatctatgtcttggctttcaTTTGTCATTGACCTCACCCCATTTTAGTACTAGATATGAGAGTTATGTTCATTCTAAAAATTTGTCAGTGCAGGAACGTCAATACACACGACACATTTCAGAGTGATTTTGCCCCTATTTTCATatggatttggacaaaactcaaaacacaaAAGTTTAGTGCATTGTATTAGCTTTCTAATGAAATTGGTTTCAtctcatttaaaataatactcATATTATTGTGCTATAAACCATAACAAGTGTCTCTTCTCAATTGTGTTCAACGTACTTTTCAAACATAAATTAATTACTAATACAATCATTCATTATTACAACATATTTTCTCACTTTTATTGTCAATAATATACTTCATATACTCAATAATATGACAAATATCATGAAATATCGAGAATAACAATAAAATTTACGGTAATAGGATGCAAGGTCCTCATACACCAACATATTAATATATTCAATTAATTAACAACACACAACAATTAATCTTGAATAACAAAGTTCAACTGTAAATCAACTTATTCTTTGGTTTTTCCCTCGGATTGTTGATCACGAGCAGCATCTTCATCTCCTTTCTTGAATAGCTTGAGATCTATATGCTCCTGGGATTCTTGATCACGAGCCGCATCCTCATCACCTTTCTCGAACAACTTGAGATCTATGCGTTCCTTGGATTCTTGAACGTGGCCAGCATCTTCATCACCTTTCTTGAACAATATTTTGCGGTTTATATGTTCCTGGGATTCTTGATCATGATCAGCAGCACCCTCATCACCTTTCTTGAACAACTTGTGCTTTATATGTTCTGCAAATGTGCGAGGCGGAAAGAGCGGTGGTTGAGCCTCTGAAATCGTCTCCGGCAGAGGCTTGAGTATGATCTTTTCCTTCGCTGGCTCGCAGAAAATGGCCCAAGAAATCCTTACTTTCTCCTTGTTCACTAATCCCCTGTGAAGTATGCTCTTATACATCCCATTGCTCAAAATCTCAATAGTGTCCCCAATATGCATGATTATAGAATCCGGGACGCATTTCGCCGTGACCCAATTGCCCTGATAGAAGACTTGCAAGCCTGGCACCATATTGTGGAGGATAAAAGTAAGGGCACTGACGTCGGTGTGAGCTTCGACACCGAGAGCGAGCTCCGGCTGAGGACATATTGGGTAATAGTTGATCTTTTTTTGCATAATGAGGTCCTCCATGCCTCCAACTTCCTTCTCTAGCCTGTGTTCTTCCAGTTTTAACCCCAGTGAGAGAACTGACAATATAGTTGTTGCTAGCCCTCTTAGTTGCTTTGCGTACTCGGTTACCGCTGGCCTGGAAATACACACATTATCAACAAATATCAGTAGTTGGTTCTTTATAATATGAAAGAAAAGTAACAAGAAAAGGATGAAAACTCACACATAATCAGCAGGTTTCGCTGGCCAAATAGACATATCCCTT containing:
- the LOC140808290 gene encoding leucoanthocyanidin dioxygenase-like isoform X1; this encodes METDTKLSSSNYSFTPSNMSPIPRVEILAGSGIESIPKEYVRPIEELENIGDIFLQEKLSEGPQIPTIDLASVNAMDEATRIKCHEELRAAAMQWGVMHLVNHGISEDIVNRVKVAGEEFFGLPMEEKEKYANDQASGNVQGYGSKLANNASGKLEWEDYFFHCIFPEDKRDMSIWPAKPADYVPAVTEYAKQLRGLATTILSVLSLGLKLEEHRLEKEVGGMEDLIMQKKINYYPICPQPELALGVEAHTDVSALTFILHNMVPGLQVFYQGNWVTAKCVPDSIIMHIGDTIEILSNGMYKSILHRGLVNKEKVRISWAIFCEPAKEKIILKPLPETISEAQPPLFPPRTFAEHIKHKLFKKGDEGAADHDQESQEHINRKILFKKGDEDAGHVQESKERIDLKLFEKGDEDAARDQESQEHIDLKLFKKGDEDAARDQQSEGKTKE
- the LOC140808290 gene encoding leucoanthocyanidin dioxygenase-like isoform X2, which produces METDTKLSSSNYSFTPSNMSPIPRVEILAGSGIESIPKEYVRPIEELENIGDIFLQEKLSEGPQIPTIDLASVNAMDEATRIKCHEELRAAAMQWGVMHLVNHGISEDIVNRVKVAGEEFFGLPMEEKEKYANDQASGNVQGYGSKLANNASGKLEWEDYFFHCIFPEDKRDMSIWPAKPADYVPAVTEYAKQLRGLATTILSVLSLGLKLEEHRLEKEVGGMEDLIMQKKINYYPICPQPELALGVEAHTDVSALTFILHNMVPGLQVFYQGNWVTAKCVPDSIIMHIGDTIEILSNGMYKSILHRGLVNKEKVRISWAIFCEPAKEKIILKPLPETISEAQPPLFPPRTFAEHIKHKLFKKGDEDAGHVQESKERIDLKLFEKGDEDAARDQESQEHIDLKLFKKGDEDAARDQQSEGKTKE